Proteins encoded by one window of Tunturibacter psychrotolerans:
- the lysC gene encoding lysine-sensitive aspartokinase 3 yields the protein MKFGGTSVEDAPAMKRTAAIVRGRREKGLEAVVVVSAMAKVTDLLLSAAAAAGRGDKAGALAIGARLRHRHIDTSNTLLEGERCVRVQQVLHQEFDALDDLLRGIAAVGELTPRTNDLVVSFGERMSSRMMAEALSQQGLEGAHVDARSCIITDASYGKAVPQDAAIEAKLAEIVLPLVQAGKTPVMGGFIGSTAEGVTTTLGRGGSDFTASLVGGGMHAGAIEIWTDVNGIMTTDPRICPDALRVKTISFEEAAELAYFGAKVLHPATILPAVQKSIPVWVLNSRNAENEGTKITAMAARCASPFKSIAAKKRLTIIDVVASRMLMSHGYLKAVFDVFDKYKCAIDMVSTSEVSISLTVDSNQQLPEICAELAKIADVKMEGHKALVCLVGEDIRGHNGIAGQVFSAISHVNVRMISQGASEINMSFMIDEEDVEEAVRSLHNHFFANPDETVFDVVNRVQLASKV from the coding sequence ATGAAGTTTGGGGGCACGTCGGTGGAGGACGCGCCGGCGATGAAACGGACGGCGGCTATCGTTCGCGGACGGCGGGAGAAGGGGCTGGAGGCTGTTGTCGTTGTGTCGGCGATGGCGAAGGTGACTGATCTACTGTTGTCGGCTGCAGCGGCTGCGGGCCGCGGGGATAAGGCAGGGGCACTAGCGATTGGGGCTCGGCTGAGGCATCGGCATATCGACACTTCGAACACGTTGCTGGAGGGGGAACGGTGTGTACGGGTTCAGCAGGTGCTGCATCAGGAGTTCGATGCGCTTGACGATCTGCTGCGCGGGATTGCTGCGGTGGGAGAGCTGACGCCTCGCACGAATGACCTGGTGGTGAGCTTTGGGGAGCGGATGTCGAGCAGGATGATGGCCGAGGCTCTGAGCCAGCAGGGGCTGGAGGGCGCGCATGTCGATGCCCGGAGCTGCATCATCACGGATGCGAGCTACGGCAAGGCTGTGCCACAGGACGCGGCGATTGAAGCGAAGCTGGCAGAGATTGTGTTGCCACTGGTTCAAGCTGGAAAGACGCCGGTGATGGGAGGGTTTATTGGTTCGACGGCAGAAGGGGTTACGACTACGCTTGGGCGCGGAGGAAGTGACTTCACCGCTTCGCTAGTAGGGGGGGGAATGCATGCGGGCGCGATTGAGATCTGGACGGACGTGAATGGAATTATGACGACCGATCCGAGGATCTGCCCGGATGCGTTGCGGGTGAAGACTATCAGCTTTGAAGAGGCTGCGGAGTTGGCTTACTTCGGCGCGAAAGTGCTCCATCCGGCGACGATTCTGCCGGCGGTGCAAAAGAGTATTCCAGTGTGGGTGCTGAACTCGCGCAATGCGGAGAATGAGGGCACGAAGATCACTGCGATGGCGGCGAGGTGCGCGAGTCCATTCAAGAGCATTGCGGCGAAGAAGCGGTTGACGATTATCGACGTCGTTGCTAGCCGGATGCTGATGTCGCATGGGTATCTGAAGGCGGTGTTCGATGTCTTCGATAAGTACAAGTGCGCGATTGATATGGTTTCGACGAGCGAGGTGAGTATCTCGTTGACGGTGGATAGCAATCAGCAGCTTCCGGAGATCTGTGCAGAGCTGGCGAAGATTGCTGATGTGAAGATGGAAGGACACAAGGCGCTGGTGTGCCTGGTGGGCGAGGATATTCGCGGACACAATGGCATTGCGGGGCAGGTGTTTTCGGCGATCAGCCATGTGAACGTGCGGATGATCTCGCAGGGTGCGAGCGAGATCAACATGAGCTTCATGATTGATGAAGAGGATGTGGAAGAGGCTGTGCGGAGTTTGCATAACCACTTCTTTGCGAACCCGGATGAGACGGT
- the asd gene encoding aspartate-semialdehyde dehydrogenase, whose translation MERRRVGILGATGMVGQRFIQLLSNHPWFEIAWLAASDRSAGKTYAEACKWKLDTPLPKRIAAMTLQPNVPEGSAIELPKIIFAALDADIARELEPKFAAAGCAVISNSSAFRMTADVPLVVPEVNSDHLALLETQSSRKDRGGRGGYIVTNPNCSAIGLVLALKPLEEKFGIESLFVSTMQAVSGAGYPGVASLDILGNVVPFIKNEEEKLQEEVGKLLGKRKSSGIELLDAKVSAHCNRVAVEDGHTECVSMKLKKKATREEILAAWSEFLPLQGQHLPTAPEQPVEYDEGVDRPQPRLDRMRGHGMAATVGRLRECTLLDWKFVVLSHNTIRGAAGAAVLNAEVLALLGKLDKLGVPLETFSAKAVAVTA comes from the coding sequence ATGGAACGACGCAGGGTTGGCATTCTTGGCGCGACCGGAATGGTCGGGCAGCGATTCATTCAACTTTTGAGCAATCACCCGTGGTTCGAGATTGCGTGGCTGGCGGCGAGCGATCGCAGTGCCGGGAAGACGTATGCCGAGGCTTGTAAGTGGAAGCTGGATACTCCGCTGCCGAAGCGGATTGCGGCGATGACGCTGCAACCGAATGTTCCTGAGGGATCGGCGATCGAGTTGCCGAAGATTATCTTTGCGGCGCTTGACGCGGATATTGCGCGAGAGCTGGAGCCGAAGTTTGCGGCAGCGGGTTGCGCGGTGATTTCGAACTCGAGCGCATTCCGGATGACAGCCGATGTACCGCTGGTGGTGCCGGAGGTGAATTCGGATCATCTTGCGCTGCTGGAGACGCAGAGCTCGCGGAAGGACCGCGGTGGGCGTGGGGGATATATCGTTACGAATCCGAACTGCAGCGCGATTGGGCTGGTGCTGGCTTTGAAGCCGCTTGAGGAAAAGTTCGGGATTGAGAGTTTGTTTGTGTCGACGATGCAGGCGGTGAGCGGCGCGGGATATCCGGGAGTGGCATCGCTCGACATTCTGGGGAACGTGGTGCCGTTTATCAAGAATGAAGAGGAGAAGCTGCAGGAAGAGGTCGGCAAGCTGCTGGGTAAGCGGAAGAGCTCGGGGATTGAGCTGCTGGATGCGAAGGTGAGCGCGCATTGCAACCGGGTGGCGGTGGAGGATGGACACACGGAGTGCGTGAGCATGAAGCTGAAGAAGAAGGCTACGCGGGAGGAGATTCTGGCGGCGTGGAGTGAGTTTCTGCCGTTGCAGGGACAGCATCTGCCTACGGCTCCGGAGCAGCCGGTGGAGTATGACGAAGGAGTCGACCGGCCACAGCCTCGACTGGACAGGATGCGCGGACATGGAATGGCGGCGACGGTAGGGCGTTTGCGTGAGTGCACGCTGCTGGATTGGAAGTTTGTGGTGCTGTCGCACAATACGATTCGCGGTGCGGCGGGAGCGGCGGTGTTGAACGCGGAGGTGTTGGCGTTGTTAGGAAAGCTGGATAAGTTGGGAGTTCCATTGGAGACGTTTTCGGCGAAGGCTGTGGCGGTGACGGCTTGA
- a CDS encoding carboxypeptidase regulatory-like domain-containing protein — protein sequence MAGAVACGAMSGCKPSDAVKHSGDNTVPETSKTAPTPTVQLDKAALGMVTGTIRFAGKAPEPVKIDMSMDPVCSMTAADNFAEQYAVKDGKLGNVYVYIKSGPPAAMLTGGPTPAPVVLDQVGCKYVPHVIAVVRGGSVEFRNSDSTMHNIHTMPTVVGSQPIDISQGPKGAPQVKQFNQPEVMIPVRCNNHPWMNAFINVSATPFFAVTDADGHFGITGLPAGTYTLAAVHEKMGEQTMTVTVEPKGTTKADFSFSAK from the coding sequence ATGGCTGGGGCGGTTGCGTGTGGCGCGATGAGTGGATGCAAGCCCAGTGACGCGGTGAAGCACAGCGGCGATAACACGGTGCCGGAGACGTCGAAGACAGCGCCGACACCGACGGTGCAGCTCGACAAAGCGGCGCTGGGGATGGTGACGGGGACCATCCGTTTTGCCGGAAAGGCTCCGGAGCCTGTGAAAATCGATATGTCAATGGATCCGGTGTGCTCGATGACGGCTGCGGATAACTTTGCTGAGCAGTACGCGGTGAAGGACGGCAAGCTGGGGAATGTCTATGTGTATATCAAGAGCGGGCCTCCAGCTGCGATGCTGACCGGCGGACCGACGCCTGCTCCGGTTGTGTTGGACCAGGTTGGATGTAAGTACGTTCCGCATGTGATTGCGGTGGTACGCGGTGGATCGGTGGAGTTTCGGAACTCGGACTCTACGATGCATAACATTCATACGATGCCAACGGTGGTGGGGAGTCAGCCGATTGATATCTCGCAAGGGCCGAAGGGTGCGCCGCAGGTGAAGCAGTTCAACCAGCCGGAGGTAATGATTCCGGTGCGGTGCAACAACCATCCGTGGATGAACGCGTTCATCAATGTGTCGGCAACGCCATTTTTTGCGGTTACGGATGCGGATGGACACTTTGGGATCACTGGATTGCCGGCGGGGACGTATACTTTGGCGGCGGTGCACGAGAAGATGGGCGAACAAACGATGACGGTGACGGTTGAGCCGAAGGGGACGACGAAGGCGGACTTCAGTTTCAGTGCGAAGTAG
- a CDS encoding isocitrate/isopropylmalate dehydrogenase family protein yields the protein MTAAKKTHRITLIPGDGIGPEVSGAVVKILEAAGAATGVAFDWHPYDAGANAFEKTGEYIPKVLYDSIEKNRVALKGPVTTPIGGGFASINVTLRQKFELFANFRPVKSLPGLKTNYPDIDLVIVRENMEDLYAGLEHEVVPGVVQALKIITEKGSTRIAKFAFDYARKHGRKKIHAIHKANIMKLSDGLFLRCCRRISEGFPEVAYHEHIVDNTCMQLVMNPYQYDILLTENLYGDILSDLCSAFVGGLGLVPGANLGTECAIFEAVHGSAPDIAGKDMANPTALLQSAVLMLHHIDEPATAERVQAGLEQVYREGKTLTKDVGGTSGTKAFADAVLEAMEAPGAAA from the coding sequence ATGACGGCAGCGAAGAAGACGCACAGGATTACTTTGATTCCGGGCGATGGGATTGGCCCGGAGGTCTCTGGCGCGGTGGTGAAGATTCTTGAGGCCGCGGGTGCGGCGACGGGAGTGGCGTTTGACTGGCATCCCTACGATGCGGGTGCGAATGCGTTCGAGAAGACGGGTGAGTACATTCCGAAGGTGCTGTATGACTCGATCGAGAAGAATCGCGTTGCGCTGAAGGGGCCGGTGACAACGCCGATTGGTGGTGGGTTCGCTTCTATCAATGTGACGTTACGACAGAAGTTTGAGCTGTTTGCGAACTTCCGGCCCGTGAAGAGCCTTCCGGGGTTAAAAACGAACTATCCAGATATCGATCTGGTGATCGTGCGCGAGAACATGGAGGATCTGTACGCCGGGCTGGAGCATGAGGTGGTGCCGGGAGTGGTGCAGGCGCTGAAAATTATTACCGAGAAGGGCTCGACGCGGATTGCGAAGTTTGCGTTTGATTACGCGCGGAAGCACGGGCGCAAGAAGATTCATGCGATTCATAAAGCGAACATCATGAAGCTGTCGGATGGTTTGTTTCTGCGGTGCTGCCGAAGGATATCGGAGGGATTTCCCGAGGTGGCTTATCACGAACACATTGTCGATAACACCTGTATGCAACTGGTGATGAATCCTTATCAGTACGATATTTTGCTGACTGAGAATTTGTACGGGGATATTCTGAGCGACCTTTGCAGTGCATTTGTGGGTGGGCTTGGATTGGTTCCGGGAGCGAATCTTGGGACTGAGTGCGCGATCTTTGAGGCGGTGCATGGATCAGCTCCGGATATTGCGGGGAAGGACATGGCGAATCCGACTGCACTGCTCCAGAGCGCGGTGCTGATGCTGCATCACATTGATGAGCCGGCGACGGCGGAGCGCGTGCAGGCTGGGTTGGAGCAGGTTTATCGCGAGGGAAAGACGCTGACGAAGGATGTTGGGGGCACCAGCGGGACGAAGGCGTTTGCCGATGCGGTGCTGGAGGCAATGGAAGCTCCGGGGGCTGCGGCTTAG
- the nrdR gene encoding transcriptional regulator NrdR, with product MKCPYCGFAQDRVVDSRESKDADSIRRRRECEGCNKRFTTYERIDEIPYMVVKKDGRREKFDRQKVLSGLLHACEKRPVAAVNLERIVDETEAYVVDSPERERTTNEVGELIMSRLKEIDTVAYIRFASVYRDFKDVREFKEELEELLNGKDPKKRR from the coding sequence ATGAAGTGCCCCTACTGTGGTTTTGCCCAGGACCGAGTTGTCGATTCACGCGAGAGTAAAGACGCGGATTCGATACGCCGGCGACGGGAGTGCGAAGGCTGTAACAAGCGATTTACGACATATGAGCGGATCGACGAGATCCCCTACATGGTGGTGAAAAAAGATGGGCGGCGGGAGAAGTTCGACCGGCAGAAGGTGCTGAGTGGACTGCTGCATGCATGCGAGAAGAGGCCTGTCGCTGCGGTGAATCTCGAACGGATTGTGGATGAAACCGAGGCGTATGTCGTCGATTCACCGGAGCGCGAGCGGACGACGAATGAGGTCGGCGAGTTGATTATGTCGCGTCTGAAGGAGATCGACACGGTTGCTTATATTCGGTTCGCGAGTGTGTATCGGGACTTCAAGGATGTTCGCGAGTTCAAGGAAGAGCTGGAAGAGTTGTTGAACGGAAAAGACCCGAAGAAAAGGCGGTAG
- a CDS encoding lysylphosphatidylglycerol synthase transmembrane domain-containing protein, translating into MTKRNAVVWGVGAVALVVLVWLFRTKVQFDWANFWQQLRYVSVGHIVAGIVLIYVTYFFRAVRWSVFLSPTKKVPATSLLGSQFIGFTAVALFGRLADLTRPFLVSRRINLPLSSQVAVYTIERMFDLGSAALIFSSALAFTPKGLPHHEVFVRAGAVSMGLTLTIAIFAALVRVSGAAVAAFARKTVGLVSKPAAESIATKIIGFRDGLNALSSARDFGIVTVLSLTMWVMIGFAYLQTAHAFVHTPELAGVTFSRTMLLMAVSIGGSALQPPIIGWFTQIAITAAAMHSFYGAPIEAATACGAMLLVVTSLCIIPAGLIYSRVEHVSLKKVAQESEAAGAAVVEGDLR; encoded by the coding sequence ATGACCAAGCGTAACGCAGTGGTGTGGGGAGTTGGCGCGGTTGCGCTGGTGGTGCTGGTGTGGCTGTTTCGGACGAAGGTGCAGTTTGATTGGGCCAACTTCTGGCAGCAGCTTCGGTATGTGAGCGTGGGGCACATCGTGGCCGGAATTGTGCTGATTTACGTTACGTATTTTTTTCGTGCTGTTCGGTGGTCGGTGTTTTTGTCACCGACAAAGAAGGTTCCGGCTACTTCCCTGCTGGGGTCGCAGTTCATTGGGTTTACGGCGGTGGCGTTATTTGGACGCCTGGCGGATCTGACACGGCCGTTTTTGGTGTCTCGGCGAATTAATCTTCCTTTGAGTTCTCAGGTGGCGGTGTACACGATTGAACGCATGTTCGATCTTGGGTCGGCGGCGTTGATTTTTTCAAGTGCGCTTGCTTTTACTCCAAAGGGGCTGCCACATCATGAAGTGTTTGTTCGAGCAGGCGCTGTCAGTATGGGTTTGACGCTTACGATTGCGATCTTCGCGGCCTTGGTTCGAGTGTCTGGCGCCGCGGTGGCAGCATTTGCACGGAAGACCGTGGGACTTGTTTCGAAACCAGCCGCGGAGAGTATAGCCACAAAAATTATTGGATTCCGAGATGGATTGAATGCGCTGTCGTCAGCACGCGATTTTGGGATTGTTACTGTTCTATCGCTGACCATGTGGGTGATGATCGGATTTGCTTACCTGCAGACAGCACATGCGTTTGTGCATACCCCTGAGTTGGCTGGAGTGACATTTTCACGGACGATGTTGCTGATGGCGGTGAGCATCGGCGGGTCCGCGCTACAGCCTCCCATCATTGGCTGGTTTACGCAGATTGCAATTACTGCGGCGGCGATGCATTCATTCTATGGCGCACCGATCGAAGCTGCTACGGCTTGCGGTGCTATGTTGCTAGTGGTCACGTCCCTTTGCATCATTCCTGCTGGGTTGATCTATTCGCGGGTGGAGCATGTGAGCTTGAAGAAAGTTGCGCAGGAGAGTGAAGCGGCTGGGGCAGCGGTGGTTGAAGGGGATTTGCGGTAA
- a CDS encoding lytic transglycosylase domain-containing protein produces MWIKAFVLSTVIAAVCPLARAAEHVTLKNGFELDCVRREAVGDKVRLYFPEKAGAAAGSNYMDVAAESVVRVETVADLPEPVAEVKTPSAVTLMPAPTKEEMHEMLAHAGAAHNIDEDLLASVVRAESGGQVRAVSRTGAQGLMQLMPGTASAMGVEDAFRPEQNISGGTAYLDLMLTRYHDNVALALAAYNAGPGAVDKYHGMPPYRETRSYVARVIREFNRRKQMAMVAQAR; encoded by the coding sequence ATGTGGATTAAAGCGTTTGTGTTGAGCACGGTGATCGCGGCGGTGTGCCCGTTGGCGCGTGCGGCGGAGCACGTGACGCTGAAGAATGGATTTGAACTGGATTGCGTACGGCGAGAGGCGGTTGGGGATAAGGTTCGTCTCTATTTTCCGGAAAAAGCTGGGGCTGCCGCGGGTTCGAACTACATGGATGTTGCGGCGGAGTCGGTGGTTCGGGTGGAGACGGTTGCGGATCTGCCGGAGCCGGTGGCAGAGGTGAAGACGCCGTCTGCTGTGACGCTGATGCCCGCGCCTACGAAAGAAGAGATGCATGAGATGTTGGCGCATGCGGGTGCGGCGCACAACATCGACGAGGATTTGCTGGCGAGCGTGGTGAGGGCAGAGAGTGGTGGGCAGGTAAGAGCAGTTTCGCGGACAGGCGCGCAGGGGCTGATGCAACTGATGCCTGGCACGGCGAGTGCGATGGGCGTGGAAGATGCGTTTCGACCGGAGCAGAATATCTCGGGCGGGACGGCGTATTTGGATTTAATGCTGACGCGCTATCACGACAATGTGGCGCTGGCGCTGGCGGCTTATAACGCCGGGCCGGGCGCGGTGGATAAGTATCACGGGATGCCTCCGTATCGCGAGACCCGGTCGTATGTGGCGCGGGTGATTCGCGAGTTTAATCGTCGGAAGCAGATGGCGATGGTTGCCCAGGCACGATAA
- a CDS encoding HAD family hydrolase, translating into MRLIAVDMDGTLVGPDGRVSERNLAAMKSAERAGMTVVVATGRRHPYAMRVLRGLGLREEDALISSNGTVTRTIGAKLLDRTLLPVETARRLCGHVEEFRNALVVTFDKVTDDGEDVPGALVVEHLAELSASISRWVAANEPYIKCVVPIEDALEGEAPISMLLCGTIERMRRAEARLLEHPGVSAVGVSPLRKDEVRRLENIGLTRGGITPQERAAVAEAALHRTEYPERDLSMVDILPAGCSKGSALLRLAETRGVKAEEILAIGDNWNDVSMLEVAGQAVLMGNAPEDLKALAGDRGWRMGRRHDEDGVAEVIERVLGVGLR; encoded by the coding sequence ATGCGTTTAATCGCAGTAGATATGGACGGAACGCTGGTGGGGCCGGATGGGCGAGTGAGCGAACGGAATCTGGCCGCGATGAAGTCGGCGGAGCGAGCGGGGATGACGGTGGTGGTGGCTACCGGGCGACGGCACCCTTACGCTATGCGGGTTTTGCGGGGGTTGGGGCTACGCGAGGAGGATGCTCTGATCAGCTCGAATGGGACGGTTACGCGGACGATTGGGGCAAAGTTGCTGGACAGGACGTTGCTGCCGGTGGAGACGGCGCGGCGGCTGTGTGGGCATGTGGAGGAGTTTCGCAATGCGCTGGTGGTGACCTTCGATAAGGTGACCGACGATGGGGAAGATGTGCCTGGGGCGCTCGTGGTGGAGCATCTGGCGGAGCTGAGCGCCAGTATTAGCAGATGGGTGGCGGCGAATGAGCCTTACATCAAATGCGTAGTGCCGATTGAAGATGCGCTGGAGGGGGAGGCGCCGATCTCGATGTTGCTGTGTGGAACGATAGAGCGGATGCGGAGGGCGGAGGCTAGGCTGCTGGAGCATCCGGGAGTGTCGGCTGTCGGAGTGTCGCCGTTGCGGAAGGATGAGGTGCGGCGGTTGGAGAATATTGGGTTGACCAGAGGCGGGATTACGCCGCAGGAGCGGGCCGCGGTGGCGGAGGCCGCGTTGCACCGGACGGAGTACCCGGAGCGGGATTTGAGCATGGTGGATATTTTGCCGGCGGGGTGCAGTAAGGGGTCGGCGCTGCTGCGGCTGGCAGAGACGCGAGGGGTGAAGGCGGAGGAGATTCTGGCGATTGGGGATAACTGGAATGATGTTTCGATGCTGGAAGTTGCGGGGCAGGCGGTGTTGATGGGGAACGCTCCGGAGGATCTGAAGGCTTTGGCCGGGGATAGGGGGTGGAGGATGGGACGGCGGCATGATGAGGATGGAGTGGCGGAGGTGATTGAGAGGGTGTTGGGAGTGGGGCTTCGATGA
- a CDS encoding threonine synthase, translating to MAVIASLECARCHHHVSAETPQTLCPLCAGSLYVRYDMDKLRQTAKREDIAARAAASPTSLGMWRYCSVLPDVTPVTLGEGWTPMLHSKRYPGLYIKEEGANPTGTFKARGLGLAVTMARHYGLQHLAVPSAGNAAGALAAYAAAAGIKAHIFMPQDVPFANYVEGIVYGANVTMVDGLISDCARMVAENIKAQREANTPTSEVWFDISTLKEPFRVEGKKTMGYELVEQLGWQYPDAVFYPTGGGVGLIGMWKAFEEMEQLGWVTGKRPKMYALQASGCAPVAKAFEEGKPASEFFQNAATFAAGLRVPKPYGDAIILDIVRQSGGKALAFSDEEILASILDYAKHEGIFLSPEGATATAAYDALIATGDLKPTDKVVLFNTGAGLKYTDMTAEAMHLKRPGTLPKSMPVGGIITPQ from the coding sequence ATGGCCGTTATTGCTTCGCTCGAGTGCGCTCGTTGCCACCATCACGTCTCCGCCGAAACCCCTCAAACTCTCTGCCCCCTTTGCGCCGGCTCCCTCTACGTCCGTTACGACATGGACAAGCTCCGCCAGACCGCGAAGCGTGAAGACATCGCCGCCCGCGCCGCAGCCTCTCCCACGAGCCTCGGCATGTGGCGCTACTGCAGTGTCCTGCCAGATGTAACACCAGTCACCCTCGGCGAAGGCTGGACGCCCATGCTTCACAGCAAGCGCTACCCCGGCCTCTATATCAAGGAAGAAGGTGCGAACCCCACCGGCACCTTCAAAGCTCGCGGCCTCGGCCTCGCCGTCACAATGGCCAGGCACTACGGCCTCCAGCATCTCGCCGTCCCCTCCGCAGGCAACGCCGCCGGAGCCCTCGCCGCCTACGCCGCCGCCGCCGGCATCAAGGCCCACATCTTCATGCCGCAAGACGTTCCCTTCGCCAACTACGTAGAAGGCATCGTCTACGGCGCGAACGTCACCATGGTCGACGGCCTCATCTCCGACTGTGCCCGCATGGTCGCCGAAAACATCAAAGCCCAGCGCGAAGCCAACACCCCCACCAGTGAAGTCTGGTTCGACATCTCCACCCTCAAAGAGCCCTTCCGCGTCGAAGGCAAGAAGACCATGGGCTACGAACTGGTCGAGCAACTCGGCTGGCAGTACCCCGACGCAGTCTTCTATCCCACCGGTGGCGGCGTAGGCCTCATCGGCATGTGGAAGGCCTTCGAAGAGATGGAGCAGCTAGGCTGGGTAACCGGAAAACGCCCCAAGATGTACGCGCTCCAGGCCTCCGGTTGCGCCCCCGTAGCCAAAGCCTTCGAAGAAGGCAAGCCCGCCAGCGAGTTCTTCCAGAACGCCGCCACCTTCGCCGCCGGCCTCCGCGTCCCCAAGCCCTACGGCGACGCCATCATCCTCGACATCGTCCGCCAATCCGGTGGCAAAGCTCTCGCCTTCTCTGACGAAGAGATCCTCGCCAGCATCCTCGACTACGCCAAACACGAAGGCATCTTCCTCTCCCCCGAAGGCGCCACAGCCACCGCAGCCTACGACGCCCTCATCGCCACAGGCGACCTCAAGCCCACCGACAAGGTCGTCCTCTTCAACACTGGTGCCGGCCTCAAGTACACCGACATGACCGCCGAAGCCATGCACCTCAAGCGCCCCGGCACTCTCCCCAAGAGCATGCCCGTAGGCGGCATCATCACCCCCCAATAG
- a CDS encoding DUF1254 domain-containing protein, protein MFVPKLRVLSQAIILAALIVTEGCNTKPGDNAAGPIPPDARAIAKEAYIYGFPMAANYLTMYKQAIDTTGRDYRAPFNTLANSSNVATPEDKFVVTPNSDTPYSYLWMDLRSEPIVITMPKIEKNRYNTGQLVDLYTFNFAYLGTRSYGNDGGNFLIAGPNWNGGTPPGIKAVLHAQTQFAYLLIRTQLFNPADIVNVRKIQSGYHAVPLSTFLHKPAPPAAPAVNWPKPTPDLITTPSPAIFPYVNFLLQFCPTDPSETDLMARFAKLNIGAGKTFDIATFTPPTQQAINDGIAETSADIDGIIKKVNADEISSADMFGTRDFLKNNYIYRFAGAKLGLYGNSGADAIYFGYFADADHHPLDASKNDYTLAFAKGAIPENHAFWSLTMYDGKTQFLVVNPLKRYLLNSTTLKSYKYAPDGSLTFYIQKNSPGKDKESNWLPAPDGPFYAIYRVYMPGEAVLNGTWKKPQMQPVPLK, encoded by the coding sequence ATGTTCGTTCCGAAGCTGCGCGTTCTGTCCCAGGCAATAATTCTTGCCGCGTTGATCGTCACCGAAGGCTGCAATACCAAGCCCGGCGACAACGCCGCAGGCCCCATTCCACCCGACGCCCGCGCCATCGCCAAAGAAGCTTACATCTACGGCTTCCCTATGGCCGCCAACTACCTGACCATGTACAAGCAGGCCATTGACACCACCGGCCGCGACTACCGCGCCCCCTTCAACACCCTCGCCAACTCCAGCAACGTAGCCACCCCAGAAGACAAGTTCGTCGTCACCCCCAACTCCGACACCCCCTACTCCTACCTCTGGATGGACCTCCGCTCCGAGCCCATCGTCATCACCATGCCGAAGATCGAGAAGAACCGTTACAACACCGGCCAGCTAGTCGATCTCTACACCTTCAACTTCGCCTATCTCGGAACCCGCAGCTACGGCAACGACGGCGGCAACTTCCTCATCGCCGGCCCCAACTGGAACGGCGGAACTCCCCCCGGCATCAAAGCCGTCCTCCACGCCCAGACCCAGTTCGCCTATCTCCTCATCCGCACCCAGCTCTTCAACCCCGCCGACATCGTAAACGTCCGCAAAATCCAGTCCGGCTATCACGCCGTGCCCCTCAGTACCTTCCTCCACAAGCCCGCGCCACCGGCCGCCCCAGCCGTCAACTGGCCCAAGCCCACCCCAGACCTCATCACCACTCCATCCCCCGCCATCTTCCCCTACGTCAACTTCCTCCTCCAGTTCTGCCCCACCGACCCCTCTGAAACCGACCTCATGGCGCGCTTCGCCAAACTCAACATCGGCGCGGGCAAAACCTTCGACATCGCTACCTTCACCCCGCCCACTCAACAGGCCATCAACGACGGCATCGCCGAAACCAGCGCCGACATCGACGGCATCATCAAGAAAGTCAACGCCGACGAGATCTCCAGCGCCGACATGTTTGGCACCCGCGACTTCCTCAAGAACAACTACATCTACCGCTTCGCCGGCGCCAAACTAGGTCTCTATGGCAACTCCGGCGCCGACGCCATCTACTTCGGCTACTTCGCCGACGCCGACCACCACCCCCTCGACGCCTCAAAGAACGACTACACCCTCGCATTCGCCAAAGGAGCAATCCCCGAGAATCACGCCTTCTGGTCCCTCACCATGTACGACGGCAAGACCCAGTTCCTCGTCGTCAATCCGCTCAAGCGCTACCTGCTCAACTCCACCACGCTCAAGTCCTACAAGTACGCCCCCGACGGATCACTCACCTTCTACATCCAGAAGAACTCCCCCGGCAAAGACAAGGAATCCAACTGGCTCCCCGCGCCCGACGGCCCCTTTTACGCCATCTACCGCGTCTACATGCCCGGAGAAGCAGTCCTCAACGGCACATGGAAGAAGCCCCAGATGCAACCCGTCCCGCTCAAATAA
- a CDS encoding STAS domain-containing protein, whose amino-acid sequence MPTLSTMLDQPLTHSFTPGKREGTTILKLVGPLTLSSIFGFQNEFRSHTPQVMIVDLSESPYMDSAGLGLLMNYYVSAESHGRKLLLAGTNQRIDSLLEMTKVHKVLKTFPSVEAAEASF is encoded by the coding sequence TTGCCTACACTTTCAACTATGCTTGATCAACCTTTGACTCATAGTTTTACGCCCGGCAAGAGGGAGGGGACGACGATCCTGAAGCTCGTTGGACCGCTGACCCTGTCTTCGATCTTCGGGTTTCAGAACGAGTTTCGCAGCCATACGCCGCAGGTGATGATTGTGGATTTGAGCGAGAGTCCATATATGGATTCGGCTGGGCTGGGACTGCTGATGAACTACTATGTGTCGGCTGAGAGCCATGGGCGGAAGCTGCTGCTGGCGGGAACGAATCAGCGGATCGATTCGCTGCTGGAGATGACGAAGGTGCACAAGGTTTTGAAGACCTTCCCCAGTGTCGAAGCGGCTGAGGCGAGTTTCTAG